The Buteo buteo chromosome 3, bButBut1.hap1.1, whole genome shotgun sequence genome has a window encoding:
- the LOC142029058 gene encoding epidermal retinol dehydrogenase 2-like: protein MNFFLETLKVIALSLYYLLESLVFLVVPRRKKNVSGEIVLITGAGSGVGRFLSLKFASLGATVVLWDINQEGLKETSRLARENGAVRVHCYICDCSKRQEVYRVADQVKKEVGDVSILVNNAGTVIGKRLIDSPDSLVEKTLEVNIMAHFWTYKAFLPAMMASNHGHLVSIASLAGLMGINCLSDYCASKFAAVGFAESVHFEMRHLGKTGVKTTVVCPCIINTGMFDGCRSKWPNLFPSLEPEYVAEKIVTAVRQDQEILLLPRSAYFLLTLKHLLPVKAVALLVDYFGILHVMDSFKGRAKKD from the exons ATGAACTTCTTCCTGGAAACATTGAAAGTCATTGCACTTTCTCTTTATTACTTGCTGGAGTCACTAGTGTTCTTGGTTGTGCCTAGACGGAAGAAGAATGTTAGTGGTGAAATAGTATTAATAACAGGAGCGGGAAGTGGCGTTGGAAGATTCTTGTCGTTAAAGTTTGCCAGCCTTGGAGCCACAGTGGTTCTCTGGGACATTAATCAAGAGGGGCTCAAGGAGACAAGTAGACTGGCCAGAGAAAATGGAGCAGTGAGAGTACACTGTTATATCTGTGACTGTAGCAAAAGGCAGGAGGTCTACAGAGTAGCTGATCAG gttaaAAAAGAAGTTGGCGATGTTAGCATCCTAGTCAACAATGCTGGTACCGTTATTGGGAAGAGGCTTATTGATTCTCCAGATTCACTTGTGGAAAAAACCTTGGAAGTGAACATAATGGCACACTTCTGG ACTTACAAAGCCTTCCTCCCAGCGATGATGGCCTCTAACCATGGGCACTTGGTTAGTATTGCAAGCTTAGCGGGACTGATGGGAATCAATTGCCTTTCAG aTTACTGTGCAAGTAAATTTGCAGCAGTTGGTTTTGCAGAGTCAGTTCATTTTGAGATGAGACATCTGGGAAAAACTGGTGTTAAAACCACAGTTGTGTGTCCTTGCATCATAAACACAGGAATGTTTGATGGCTGTAGGTCCAA ATGGCCAAATCTGTTTCCATCTCTGGAGCCAGAATATGTGGCTGAGAAGATAGTCACTGCTGTTCGGCAGGACCAAGAAATATTGCTCTTACCACGCAGTGCCTATTTTTTGTTGACTTTGAAACA TCTCCTACCAGTGAAAGCGGTTGCTCTCCTTGTGGACTATTTTGGAATCCTCCATGTCATGGATAGCTTCAAAGGTCGAGCAaagaaggactga